In the genome of Oligoflexus sp., one region contains:
- a CDS encoding 7TM diverse intracellular signaling domain-containing protein encodes MWTPELQSLPVSEYSFYCEEARPPETAEPSMVRTDLLEPRTGPINLGYLKQRACWTEVSLKLDDDQPRLLYLEYGLTQADSIRAFHTMDGQTWNDLGHAGNDVPISRWPVHYRAPTFELKLEPGVNTLRIYQTSRDITGVDWKIWEPKAFHMAVNWENILFGGFFSICLALSLYNLVIFAVSRDLLHFYYFLYLSTYGWVQMFMTGFLKLHFLTDIGPLLGRIGTSSIVISMFSAYVFVGKLLEIQHFPRLMARTFWVFAYISLSNLLLTTVGPFSIAAQNCLLFSGLGSVLAFIYGAYALKHGNPMAPLFLLAWLLLLIGTIIQVSALSGFIESTPLTRSANFIGATVEAILISYALAYKMKRERTDEMVRRKHAFSQLEKMVYPHQLDMMQHGRQLEDTMPLATGQACVICVDMINSSKQNIHELKAFLRAFFDECDIIMNRGYQGEGLKAYGFRIKEMGDGFLCSIGFPFSPPSHLGLREIALDMAIDFVAKFEETLVKHPFHGRTEPLLSIGIAEGPIEGFFTLSGIRSYELFGKGIVLASRYEALRKVYAIPGQGHLICMKSTVYHALPATYQKQFTRFALDRSQQFIRDDETVQDFYYQRVAGSWKKAKSA; translated from the coding sequence GTGTGGACGCCCGAGCTTCAGTCCCTTCCGGTTTCGGAATATTCCTTTTACTGTGAAGAGGCGCGTCCGCCGGAAACTGCGGAACCTTCCATGGTGCGGACCGATCTTCTGGAACCGCGCACAGGTCCGATCAACCTTGGCTACCTGAAACAGCGTGCATGCTGGACGGAAGTCAGTCTGAAACTCGATGATGACCAGCCGCGACTGCTCTATCTTGAATATGGTCTGACGCAAGCGGATAGCATTCGAGCTTTTCACACGATGGATGGTCAGACCTGGAATGATCTGGGTCACGCGGGCAACGACGTCCCCATCAGTCGCTGGCCCGTGCACTATAGGGCACCGACGTTTGAATTGAAACTGGAGCCAGGCGTCAACACTCTGCGCATCTACCAGACCAGCCGCGACATCACTGGAGTGGACTGGAAAATATGGGAACCCAAGGCTTTTCACATGGCCGTCAACTGGGAAAATATTCTCTTCGGCGGTTTCTTCTCGATCTGTCTGGCCCTTTCCCTCTATAACCTTGTGATCTTCGCCGTCAGCCGTGACCTTCTGCACTTCTATTATTTCCTTTATCTGAGCACCTACGGTTGGGTTCAGATGTTCATGACCGGCTTTCTCAAGCTTCATTTCCTGACCGATATTGGACCTTTGCTGGGTCGCATAGGCACCAGCTCCATCGTGATCAGCATGTTCTCGGCCTATGTCTTCGTCGGGAAACTCCTGGAGATTCAACACTTCCCCCGGCTGATGGCCCGCACGTTCTGGGTCTTCGCCTACATCAGCCTGAGCAATCTCCTGCTCACAACCGTGGGGCCCTTCTCCATCGCGGCTCAGAACTGCCTCTTATTCTCGGGCCTGGGCTCGGTCCTGGCCTTCATCTATGGCGCCTACGCGCTGAAGCATGGCAATCCCATGGCGCCTCTTTTTCTTCTGGCCTGGCTGCTCCTTCTGATCGGAACCATCATCCAGGTTTCTGCGCTTTCGGGATTCATCGAAAGCACACCGCTGACGCGCTCGGCGAACTTCATCGGCGCGACGGTCGAAGCGATTTTGATTTCCTATGCCCTGGCCTATAAAATGAAACGCGAGCGCACGGACGAGATGGTTCGTCGCAAACACGCCTTTTCCCAGCTGGAAAAAATGGTGTATCCGCATCAGCTCGATATGATGCAGCACGGACGGCAGCTCGAAGACACCATGCCGCTGGCGACAGGACAGGCCTGCGTGATCTGCGTGGATATGATCAATAGCTCGAAGCAGAATATCCATGAGCTGAAAGCATTCCTCCGGGCCTTCTTTGATGAATGCGATATCATCATGAATCGCGGGTATCAGGGCGAAGGTCTCAAGGCCTATGGCTTTCGTATCAAGGAAATGGGAGACGGCTTTCTCTGCTCGATCGGTTTTCCGTTCTCGCCGCCTTCGCACCTCGGCCTGCGGGAAATCGCCCTCGATATGGCGATTGATTTCGTGGCGAAGTTTGAAGAGACTCTGGTGAAGCATCCCTTTCATGGCAGGACCGAACCCCTTCTTTCCATAGGGATTGCGGAGGGGCCGATTGAAGGCTTCTTTACTCTTTCCGGTATTCGAAGCTATGAACTCTTCGGCAAGGGCATCGTGCTGGCCTCACGTTATGAAGCCTTGCGCAAAGTCTATGCGATTCCCGGCCAGGGCCACCTGATCTGCATGAAGTCGACCGTTTATCATGCTTTGCCGGCGACTTATCAAAAACAGTTCACACGCTTCGCGCTGGATCGTTCGCAGCAATTTATCCGGGATGATGAGACCGTTCAGGATTTTTATTATCAGCGTGTGGCAGGTTCCTGGAAAAAAGCCAAAAGCGCCTGA